Proteins found in one Candidatus Eisenbacteria bacterium genomic segment:
- a CDS encoding class I SAM-dependent methyltransferase → MTVRTEHEKTVGEYYATYPEELRLAQGTSRLEFERTKDILTRVLPPAPARVIDVGGAAGAYSAWLAGRGYEVHLVDLSPRLVEEARRRHGSAPVRIESFTVGDARALPQEDGFADAVLVMGPLYHLTQRGDRVRALVEAVRVTRPGGVVAGAAISRYASTLDGLARRLTLDPRFVAIRDRDLRDGQHRNETERIDYFTTAYFHRPDDLHYELAEADLRDVRVFGVEGPGWILQDFEERWGNDALRADLLHVARVLEEEPSIVGASAHLLGVGRKM, encoded by the coding sequence GAGAAGACGGTCGGGGAGTACTACGCGACCTATCCTGAGGAACTCCGTCTCGCCCAGGGAACCTCCCGACTCGAGTTCGAGCGGACGAAGGACATCCTGACTCGGGTGCTCCCGCCCGCGCCGGCGCGCGTGATCGACGTCGGAGGGGCCGCGGGCGCGTACTCGGCGTGGCTCGCCGGGCGAGGCTACGAAGTGCATCTGGTGGATCTCTCGCCGCGGCTGGTCGAGGAGGCGCGCCGCAGGCACGGGAGCGCGCCGGTGCGCATCGAGTCGTTCACGGTGGGGGACGCCCGCGCGCTCCCTCAAGAGGATGGGTTCGCCGACGCGGTGCTCGTGATGGGACCGCTCTACCATCTCACCCAGCGAGGCGATCGCGTCCGCGCGCTCGTGGAGGCGGTCCGCGTCACCCGGCCCGGCGGCGTGGTGGCCGGCGCCGCGATCTCCCGGTACGCGTCGACACTGGACGGCCTCGCGCGAAGGCTCACGCTCGATCCTCGCTTCGTCGCGATCCGGGACCGGGATCTCCGGGACGGCCAGCACCGGAACGAGACGGAGCGGATCGACTACTTCACCACCGCGTACTTCCACCGTCCCGACGACCTCCACTACGAGCTGGCCGAGGCCGATCTCCGTGACGTGCGCGTGTTCGGAGTGGAAGGGCCGGGATGGATCCTCCAGGACTTCGAGGAGCGGTGGGGAAACGACGCCTTGCGGGCGGATCTGCTCCACGTCGCTCGCGTGCTGGAAGAGGAGCCGTCGATCGTGGGGGCGAGCGCTCACCTTCTCGGAGTTGGAAGGAAGATGTGA